One Nocardia iowensis DNA window includes the following coding sequences:
- a CDS encoding MgtC/SapB family protein produces MTTVEMILRLLTGVGLGAVIGFERQYRARMAGLRTNALVAVGATLFVLLSAHGFHGEVADPTRVAAQIVSGIGFLGAGVIIRDGLNVRGLNTAATLWCAAAVGALAGAGMFGTAAAGTVAVVGVNVALRAAGRAVDRQPEAGHEQPASYAFVAVTNDANEAHVRALLVQALTRTDFQLISISSANTGTPGRVEVRAELFGDQRDDRQMETAVSRLSLEPSVTSVGWHIAATDVKGPQA; encoded by the coding sequence ATGACAACAGTGGAGATGATCCTCCGGCTGCTCACCGGCGTCGGCCTCGGCGCCGTCATCGGCTTCGAGCGGCAGTATCGGGCCCGAATGGCGGGGCTGCGCACCAACGCGCTCGTCGCTGTCGGCGCCACCCTGTTCGTGCTGTTGTCGGCGCACGGCTTCCACGGCGAAGTCGCCGACCCGACTCGCGTCGCGGCGCAGATCGTGTCCGGAATCGGCTTCCTCGGCGCGGGCGTGATCATCCGTGACGGACTCAATGTGCGCGGCCTCAACACCGCGGCCACGCTGTGGTGCGCGGCAGCGGTCGGCGCACTGGCAGGCGCGGGCATGTTCGGCACGGCCGCAGCGGGCACGGTCGCCGTGGTCGGGGTCAACGTCGCACTGCGCGCCGCGGGCCGGGCCGTCGACCGGCAGCCGGAAGCCGGTCACGAACAACCCGCTTCCTACGCGTTCGTCGCCGTCACCAACGATGCCAACGAGGCGCACGTGCGCGCCCTGCTGGTGCAGGCGCTGACCCGCACCGACTTCCAGCTGATCTCGATCTCCAGCGCCAATACCGGCACCCCGGGCCGGGTCGAGGTGCGTGCCGAACTGTTCGGCGACCAGCGCGACGACCGCCAGATGGAGACCGCGGTGAGCAGGCTCAGCCTGGAACCGTCGGTGACCAGCGTCGGCTGGCACATCGCCGCGACGGATGTGAAGGGACCGCAGGCATGA
- a CDS encoding TetR/AcrR family transcriptional regulator produces MQSGQETDDDAGPRIWGGTTLTERREARRTALLEAALDLIGEAGASGVTMRAVCRRANLTDRYFYESFTSRDELLDVLYRQVAEEFLQPMTAFAAADEPSRDRELARILVDKVLADPRKSRLFLVEPYSSTGLGQTTISVMPVFTRLMQDHLFAHIDDPVKRRLAAVTMASGNAGMFSAWLNGSLRATRDEIIDHCVAVITAYRSLYKS; encoded by the coding sequence GTGCAATCAGGCCAGGAAACAGACGACGACGCGGGCCCGCGGATCTGGGGCGGCACGACCCTCACCGAGCGCAGGGAGGCGCGCCGCACCGCGCTACTGGAGGCCGCACTGGATCTGATCGGTGAGGCGGGGGCGAGCGGGGTGACCATGCGCGCGGTGTGCCGCCGGGCCAACCTCACCGACCGATACTTCTATGAGAGCTTCACCAGTCGCGACGAACTGCTCGACGTGCTCTATCGGCAGGTCGCCGAGGAGTTCCTGCAACCGATGACCGCCTTCGCCGCGGCCGACGAACCGTCCCGAGACCGGGAACTGGCGCGGATCCTGGTCGACAAGGTGCTGGCCGACCCGCGCAAGTCCCGGCTGTTCCTGGTCGAGCCGTACTCCAGCACCGGCCTCGGCCAGACCACCATCTCGGTAATGCCGGTGTTCACCAGGCTGATGCAGGACCACCTGTTCGCGCACATCGACGACCCGGTCAAGCGCAGGCTCGCCGCGGTGACCATGGCCAGTGGCAACGCGGGCATGTTCTCCGCCTGGCTCAACGGCTCGCTGCGGGCCACCCGGGACGAGATCATCGATCACTGCGTCGCGGTCATTACCGCGTACCGCTCGCTGTACAAGTCCTGA
- a CDS encoding AAA-associated domain-containing protein — MTVTTTQADRDVLLDISGVGKRFTGAAGDELRVLDGIDLQLRSGEIVALLGRSGSGKSTLLRIIAGLIAPSDGEVTYRGTPLNGSNPGAALVFQSFALMPWLTVQDNVELGLAARNVAPAERQQRALAAIDMIGLDGFESAYPKELSGGMRQRVGFARALVLEPDLLLMDEPFSALDVLTAENLRTELVNLWATDGFPTKAICVVTHNIEEAVQLADRVLVLGSNPGRIIAEIAVSQPRPRDRRAPWFEAMVDQIYGLLTGRDTEPVVAEPDKATPTAQPLPDASVGGLAGLVELVYATGGRADLPDIADELNFEIDSLLPLVDAAEMLGFSTVEDGDVLLTEIGTRFTTADIQESKRIFAEQARHRAPLVRTICKGLAGSSDGSLRAGFFLDLLRRGFGPEDARRQLDIAIDWGRYAELYDYDTDSDKITADPAAQIFAGVRGKWTA, encoded by the coding sequence ATGACCGTGACCACCACCCAGGCCGACCGCGATGTGCTGCTGGACATCTCGGGCGTCGGCAAGCGATTCACCGGTGCCGCCGGTGACGAGTTGCGGGTGCTCGACGGTATCGATCTGCAACTGCGCAGCGGCGAAATCGTCGCCCTGCTTGGGCGTTCCGGCTCCGGCAAGTCCACCCTGCTGCGGATCATCGCGGGCCTCATCGCACCGTCCGACGGCGAGGTGACCTATCGAGGCACCCCGCTCAACGGCAGCAATCCCGGTGCCGCACTGGTGTTCCAGTCGTTCGCGCTGATGCCGTGGCTCACCGTGCAGGACAATGTCGAGCTCGGCCTCGCCGCCCGCAACGTCGCGCCCGCCGAACGCCAGCAGCGGGCGCTGGCCGCGATCGACATGATCGGCCTGGACGGCTTCGAATCCGCCTATCCCAAGGAGCTTTCCGGCGGTATGCGCCAGCGGGTCGGCTTCGCCCGCGCGCTCGTGCTCGAACCCGACCTGTTGCTGATGGACGAACCGTTCTCCGCTCTGGATGTGCTCACCGCGGAGAACCTGCGCACAGAACTGGTGAACCTGTGGGCCACTGACGGGTTTCCCACCAAGGCGATCTGCGTCGTCACCCACAACATCGAGGAGGCGGTGCAGCTGGCCGACCGGGTGCTGGTCCTCGGCTCCAACCCGGGCCGAATCATCGCCGAAATCGCGGTATCCCAGCCCCGCCCGCGCGACCGGCGGGCACCGTGGTTCGAGGCGATGGTCGACCAGATCTACGGCCTGCTCACCGGTCGCGACACCGAACCCGTTGTCGCCGAACCGGATAAGGCCACCCCCACCGCGCAGCCGCTGCCCGACGCCTCGGTCGGCGGCTTGGCGGGTCTGGTCGAGCTCGTCTACGCCACCGGTGGCCGCGCCGATCTCCCGGACATCGCCGACGAACTGAACTTCGAGATCGACAGTCTCCTGCCGCTCGTCGACGCCGCCGAAATGCTCGGTTTCAGCACCGTCGAAGACGGCGACGTGCTGCTCACCGAGATCGGCACCCGGTTCACCACCGCCGACATCCAAGAGAGCAAGCGCATTTTCGCCGAACAGGCCCGCCATCGCGCACCGTTGGTCCGCACCATCTGTAAGGGACTCGCAGGCAGTTCCGATGGCAGCCTGCGCGCCGGTTTCTTTCTCGACTTGCTCCGCCGCGGCTTCGGGCCCGAAGACGCGCGGCGCCAGCTCGATATCGCCATCGACTGGGGGCGCTACGCCGAGTTGTACGACTACGACACCGATTCCGACAAGATCACCGCGGATCCGGCGGCCCAGATCTTCGCGGGCGTGCGCGGGAAGTGGACCGCGTAG
- a CDS encoding ABC transporter permease, protein MTLLRSFPSRSALDRPRNRFADVVVFVGAAVLIWLIVRVSASANVPFDEADAPATVSTDPDQLPYYAARSLLRMFAALGLSIVFTFVYATAAARLRRARTVLLPLLDILQSVPILGFLSITVAGFIALFPGSELGLESAAIFAIFTSQAWNMAFAFYHSLASQPRELDEAARNLRLSRWQRFWRVDVPSGMIPLVWNGMMSFGGGWFFLVASEAISVNNHKYVVPGIGSYVATATRDGDLGKVFIAIGVMIVMVVGVNFLFWRPLTAWSERFRVEDTEAAEAPRSLMLNLLRRSHVPLLLGKVFGPLVAPMDRAMSVFGLAEHPLHTPPIRRRAGDVLFAAVVAVPIGYGAYRVVDYIESTAGFGEVAHAFGLGFLTLLRVVVLLVLATVVWVPVGVWIGLNPKVSRLAQPVVQVLASFPANFLFPFITAVLVWSGASLNWAGTILMALGAQWYILFNVIAGASAVPNDLREAAANLQLPRNLWWRRLILPAIFPSYVTGGITAAGGAWNASIVAEVVQYGSTTLVAAGLGSYISEATEAGDSPRILIGVLVMSIYVVGINRLFWRRLYALAERRYSL, encoded by the coding sequence ATGACTCTTTTGCGTTCCTTCCCCTCCCGTAGTGCGCTCGACCGGCCACGCAACCGGTTCGCCGACGTTGTCGTGTTCGTCGGCGCGGCGGTGCTGATCTGGCTGATCGTGCGAGTCTCGGCGAGTGCGAATGTGCCGTTCGACGAGGCCGACGCGCCCGCGACGGTGTCCACCGATCCCGATCAACTGCCCTACTACGCGGCCCGCTCGCTGCTGCGGATGTTCGCTGCGCTGGGGTTGTCGATCGTTTTCACCTTCGTGTACGCGACGGCGGCGGCGCGACTGCGCCGGGCACGCACGGTGCTGCTACCGCTGCTCGACATCCTCCAGTCGGTGCCGATCCTCGGGTTCCTGTCGATCACCGTCGCCGGGTTCATCGCGCTGTTTCCCGGCTCCGAGCTCGGCCTCGAAAGCGCCGCCATCTTCGCGATCTTCACCTCGCAGGCCTGGAACATGGCGTTCGCGTTCTACCACAGCCTGGCCTCCCAGCCGCGTGAGCTGGACGAGGCGGCGCGCAACCTGAGACTGTCGCGCTGGCAACGGTTCTGGCGCGTCGACGTGCCGAGCGGCATGATCCCGCTGGTCTGGAACGGGATGATGAGTTTCGGCGGCGGCTGGTTCTTCCTGGTCGCGTCCGAGGCGATCAGCGTGAACAACCACAAGTACGTGGTGCCCGGCATCGGCTCCTATGTCGCGACCGCGACCCGAGACGGCGATCTCGGCAAGGTGTTCATCGCGATCGGCGTCATGATCGTGATGGTCGTCGGCGTGAACTTCCTGTTCTGGCGGCCGCTCACGGCGTGGTCGGAGCGGTTCCGGGTGGAGGACACCGAAGCCGCCGAGGCGCCGCGCAGCCTGATGCTGAACCTGCTGCGGCGCTCGCACGTTCCGCTGCTGCTCGGCAAGGTGTTCGGCCCGCTGGTCGCGCCGATGGACCGGGCGATGAGCGTGTTCGGACTGGCCGAGCATCCACTGCACACGCCACCGATCCGCCGCCGCGCCGGTGACGTGCTGTTCGCCGCGGTGGTCGCGGTGCCGATCGGTTACGGCGCCTACCGGGTCGTCGACTACATCGAATCGACAGCGGGCTTCGGCGAAGTCGCGCATGCCTTCGGCCTCGGGTTCTTGACCCTGCTGCGGGTGGTGGTGCTGCTGGTGCTGGCCACCGTGGTGTGGGTGCCGGTCGGGGTGTGGATCGGGTTGAACCCCAAGGTTTCCCGGCTCGCGCAGCCCGTGGTGCAGGTGCTGGCCAGCTTCCCGGCCAACTTCCTGTTCCCGTTCATCACCGCCGTACTCGTCTGGAGCGGAGCCAGTTTGAACTGGGCGGGCACCATTCTGATGGCGTTGGGCGCGCAGTGGTACATCCTGTTCAACGTCATCGCGGGTGCCAGCGCGGTACCCAACGATCTGCGCGAGGCCGCCGCAAATCTGCAATTGCCGCGAAACCTGTGGTGGCGCAGGCTGATCCTGCCCGCCATCTTCCCCAGCTATGTTACCGGCGGGATCACCGCGGCCGGTGGCGCCTGGAACGCCTCCATCGTCGCGGAAGTCGTGCAGTACGGATCGACCACCCTGGTGGCCGCGGGCCTCGGCTCCTATATCTCCGAGGCGACCGAGGCCGGTGACTCCCCGCGCATCCTCATCGGCGTGCTCGTCATGAGCATCTACGTGGTCGGCATCAACCGACTGTTCTGGCGGCGGCTCTACGCACTGGCCGAACGGCGGTACTCGCTGTGA